The Leishmania panamensis strain MHOM/PA/94/PSC-1 chromosome 5 sequence genomic sequence ACACGGCACACTTGTGTGTCGACGTTGCGCTCGTGACGGCCGCACATGCGGCCATgactttctcctcctcctcctcctctccctccccctcggtGTCTGGGCCTGCACGACACTTGCCCATTGTTTCGTCGATGCTCCGTGCAGGTGCTGTTCTCGTTTGCCGTGTGGATTTTCCGCTTCCTCTGAATGTTGTTCCAGTCGACGTGTCGCCAGGCGGCCATCCCGGCTCCCGGCTTGTGAGGAGGCAAGCCTACCGACAGGCCACTTTGCCCGGAGGTTGTGAAGTGGGGTGGCGCTGTCTACGCAAACTGCGCAGCAAGGGGCCCCCGCCACTAAGCGTGGGCACACCCGCAGGAGGTGCAAAAAGGTGTCACGGCATGTCTTGCGAGCAGCGTAatctctgcgtgtgttctCTTCTACAAAAGAGATGTTGGAGTTCAGCTCGGCCAGGGTCCCGTCGGTGCTACTCCCGTCGCGGGTAGTGGGACGATGTCTGGTCCCGGCCAAAGGCTCGCTTAAAAGGTAAGCGAGacccgcggcggtggcgaaggcgcGGCGGCATTTGTCCTCCCCACATAGTGGCGGGGCGCTGAGGAAGCGCATTCCACTAGCCGGAGCTGCCAGCAACCCACATcaccttcttcccccccccccctccctccacctctgtctttctctctctccctcgccagTGGCGCGAAGTTCTGCGGAAGCGGTGTCTTTTGTATCCGTGCGGTGTTACGCCctgcgcttctccctcttgtgTTTGGCTTATCATCTTCTCAGTTTATCGTGTTCACTCCGCGTGACTCGCACGATTTTAATGGGCCATGTACATTAGCCGTGCGTTTgtgggtgtacgtgtgtgtagCCGTCTGCGTGACTGCACGTactccgctctctctctctctcttttccttctcctcttgtgAGGTTTGCAAGAGGCGATATGTCTGCCtcccacccacacatacacacaatcacacacacatatatatatacactGCACGGTGGACTGAACCGTGTATGACCATGATTGgctgcggtgtgtgcgtgtgtgtatgatGGCTTCTCCTTATGTCGTCGTTGTCACGGGtcgttgcctctctctctctccctgtgttGCTCGCTTTTCTCCGCGCTGTTGACGAGTGTGGCCAATCGACATGGTCGTTCTTGTCCCAGTGgatgtgggggaggggaggaaaggggtggagaggaggaggggaggggggtgctcGTAAAAGCGCAAACAgcggggaaaaggggggatgGGAATAGGTGATGGCggcgtggtggtgtgggCAACGCAGCGCTGGCAAACGTGTATGTCATTTAGATCACTCCACGATGCACGTCTTTGCCTCTCGCGCTGCCCACGCACGTATCGAACACCCTTAATCGTtactccccacccctctcctctcttctctctccgctgctcctcatCACGTGTCGTACGctgttctttcctctctgttgtgttctcctccttcagcggTGAGTCTCTGCAGAGATCGTGTTGAGTAGACATCATGGCATTTATGCCTTCAGTCCTtcacacacatgcacatcatctgcctgtgtgtgggtgtgtgtgcgtatccGCCAACTAGTAGTGAGGCACAGCGTGCGCTGATGAACAAGGGGAGGGAGTAGGAAAGTGAGcgaggcagacacacagacggcgcagcgtgGACGGAGAGACGGTGACGTTGATCATCCCTGCGTGCACCGTCACGTGTGCGGcacctcttttccctcccttctcgcaACTTGACCTCATTTCTTGTCTTCTccctgtgcatgtgtgtctcCGTGCACGGAGAGattaccccctcccccttccccatgGCTCCCCCCTTCGCCCTCACACACattcctcccttccctccatCCGTCTCCCCTTGGCGTCCCATACGCCCATCGTCGTGCTTACCCCAACTCCTGCTCGCGTGTAACGCGCTTCATGCGCTCGCCAAGCACACGCGAGGAAGATAACGAAGGGAGCATTGCCGGTGTGCGCTGTCCACGAAGGACACCAGAGAAAGGTGGAAGGCGGCTGAACACGACACTCGAACGGAGTcggaaacacacacatacacacaaccCTCCTCGCATTTTTTCGCCGCATGTCGTACGCATCCACCGCCATCAAGCGACTCAGCAACGAGTACCGCCACCTGCAAAAACCTGAGAACCGCGTCCGTGAGTTCtacgccgcgccgctggagGCGAACATTTTTGAATGGCACTTCACGCTGCGTGGCCCAGGTGGGGATGACAACTCGCTGCCGTACAAGGACGGCATCTACCACGGTGCCCTCatcttctcccgctcctACCCGCTGGAGCCGCCAGAcatcctcttcttcacccgCAGCGGCCGCTTCGCCGTGCACGAGAAAATTTGCTCAACAATTAGCAGCTACCACAAGGAGCTGTGGCAGCCGACGTACGACATCGCACTCACCATGACGGCCCTGCACCATTTCATGGCCCAGGAGGACGAGTTCGGCGTTGGTGCCTTTCCAAAAGGGATGGTGGCGGTCGACATCAAAGAGGCGTGGGCCAAGGAGACGTGGTCGTTCAAGTGCAGCACATGTGGGGCAACAACGAGGGACGTGTGGGAGACAGAGATGAAGATGTACCCAGAAATCTCGCCAGAGAAAGCGGCCCAGGTGCCGAAGCTTCCACCCACAGCAACGACCAAAGCCGCAAGCGCCACTGCGAATTCCGAGAACACAAAAGTGCAGCAAGCCGCCCCCGAGTCAACGCCGTCGTCCTCATCGACCCTGTTGCCGTCTCTCGCTACCGCGGATGCGACTGAGACAACCGCTCAAGCCGAGGGCACGCGATCCTCGCCGCTCATGGCACTATCGGCAccaacgccaccgccaccagaCGCAACGgccactccccctcctgaCGCTTTCGACGCCCTCCACGGCACtggcacctccgcctcccgaATCTCACCGCGAAGGGATCCGCACGCCACcgctcccgcagcagcgacagtggaTGCCAATGCACTCCAGTCAACCACACCACCCGTTCATGACCCATCGCACATTCTCAGTCCAGCGGCGCACCAacacgaggagagagacgcctcAGCGGCCACGAAAGAGGCGATAAGCGAAGGCGATGACGCGCTTGGCTACTTCACCGACGTGAGTCCTGCTCGAGTCGTGCGAGTGCCGATGATGACCGcatcatcgccaccaccaccaccagagcCTGACCACCCCTATGACACGCGTCTCGAGTCCCTAGTGCACGAGGACCTCCAAGCTGAAGCGGACGCGACATCACCGGTGACAGCCGGTGTGGCAAATGATGCCgttgcgccgccgcaactTGCGCAGCGCGTCGTCTTGGGCGTGGATGCCATGGAAGTGTCGATACCACTACGCACTCTCGATCGCGCTATCGTCGCCAGCCTTCTCCTTGTTGTGCTGATCCTGCTGCGTCGTGGTCTCTGCTGGTTGCTGAGGTAACATGGTGGAGGtcggggaggcggtggcggtgggaggagggtggtaagtaggcagcgctgcaacgcACTCCATAGTCAAGACTGTTGCTGCAGTCCTGGGTATAATTTGCGCGGAGTATACCCCGATCACACTGGGGTACATCGAAGGTCAGGGCGACAAGGCCACCCCCCACGCACCCGGCCCACATTCTCCTAGTCGTGTCTCTGCTTTTttttggaggggggggcgtctAGGTAAAGGTGCCTCTTGTGTgatgaagagaaggggaggcggggagggccctgcgcccctctcttttcgccatcccctcccccctcccttctgtGTGGGCGCGCGCCTTTAACCCTCAGCCGCTCGGCTAATGTGGGTGCATCCCCGCCTCTGCGTCTGCGCATGGAAGCGCGTATTTCAGTCAGTGCCTCCCTCACGTGCTCTTTGTGCTTCGCTCGCTCCCTTGCTCGCTCATCACGCTTCCATCGGAGTGTGGCTATACAGCCCACCCCATCATCCATCGGCTCACTCCTCCATGAACgccctccagctcctctccATGCCAAGGCCcaccccccatcccccccaaaaaatCACACATGCTATGCGGAACCACGCGTGCTCATGCTGTTTGGTAAGGCGGGAAGTgcgtggggagagagagagagcggtgcgACGTCGCGCTCTCACGGTATGGCAGtgacacacactcacacgaAGACAGTGGGAAAGGTAAGACGGTGGTAGACACACAGCGTGTGCCTACCGTCCTCTCGTAGAAAGCGGGTGCGTAGTTCGtccgccatcaccaccacctccacgtCGTtccggcctcctcctctcgccgtctgagcctcccccctccctttcctcaaAATGCCCGTCCTTTATCTTTGCGTCCTCATcccgcaccttctcccttcccccctgcCCCGCCTCTCTGAGGAGCTTTCTTCAGTTTTATCCCTGTGAGCGGGTGCCTTGACATACGCACTCGTCAATCACTTTCTCCCACACGGATACGCACGAGCTTCACAGAGCCGGCGGCAATGACAAGGATGGAGGTCGCTGGCAGCCCATCAGCGACTCCCTTCTCATTCccggcacacgcacgtgtgaAAACTCGGATGCGCGAGCAGGTGCCGTCTCGGATGGCTGACATGGCAATGGAGGCATGGTGTGACGGTGTCCAGCGCCTCACGCAAGAGTACTTCTCCAGTCTTGGTGAGCTTGCGGTGGCCCAGCTGGGTCTCCGTGCTCCCGGTAGACAAGGCCAATGCAACGGCAGTAGCACCGCAGAAAAGCGCGCAATGATGGGCAAGCTGCGAAGCGACCACCACGACGACTCGGAGCTGGATGTGCAAGCGACAGATATTGAGGCAGCAgagatggcgctgctccagcagtTGTGGGCGCATCATCAGCTTCAGCAGAAGCGCCAGAGAACAGTAAAGGCGGATGACGGTGCTGAAAAGAAGGACTGCTCGAGCGGCGCATCACAGGGCAGGTCATCGACAGCGGGGGCAGTAGCAGGACCGGCCTTTACGGCACCTGATGCCACTTCTttcacccaccccccatcctcctccgcagcagcgccagcagctcagGACGCTGCACCTGATGTCGCATGCGACACGGCGGGGAATGCGCCTTTGaagacacagcagcacccgACGTCTGAGCCCGCTGCTCGCATTCCTGAAGAGTTGGTAGGGCTCTTTCGCACAGCGCAGGCTCTGCGCTCTGCCATGTCGAACCGCACcaggccaccgccgcgggcAACTCCATCCAATGAGGCTGCAGAAGGAGACAACCCCGTCGACGCCACGGCAGACTCTCTGTCTCGAGCGCCAGTGGtgctgagcgaggaggagaatgcGGAGGCTGCCGCGTTGGCGCTCCTGTGCTTTCGCTACTTCTACGACCCAAACTCAACCACGGcaccgccggtgccgccCGGCGCCTCTCCTGCCTCACCCACACCGTGCCACGGGCAACCGCCACGGCCCTCCTGTATGTATGAACAGCTGACCGGCGTCACTATAGGGCCACAGAAGCGCGAGCGCCACGCGGCACCCCTTCCGCGCATCGCCCTTACATCGCCAGAACGGCCCCCGCACGCATGCAAGAGCACCGATGCGTCGTCCCCCACGTCCCTGAGCAGTCCTGCGGCGTGGCGGAAGCTCATTGCGAAGGCCGGCACCCTGGAGCGCGCCCAGCAacaacagctgctgctgcagagcgaCTTCTCCTTTGGCTTTCCCCCAcacagcgcctccgcggagaaggcgagtTTGGGAGGCAAAAGCGGCAACacccgcggcgccgctgggcACAAAAAATCGGtcccgttgccgctgctgaactCGCACGCATCCCCCACGCCGGCAGGCGAGCGTCTGCCTTCCGccgcagccccctccccgctgccaccacccaccaccacagcagcagcagcgagcacgcCGCATGTTGGTGAGCAACACCTGATACTCCCCGCTCTGGCCCCCGGTACTACCGTGGCTCGGAGCAGCATCACCACCTCGACAGtcccagcaacagcaacagcagcgtcacTGCAGATGCACAGCAATGGCACTAACAAGACAGCACGCAGAGGCCGCAGcgggcaccgccgctgcgcttcgcAGCTCCTGCCCGGGTCTGTGGTCCTGCCACCGAACTACAGTGGCGCTCACGGCGAGAAACTCACAACAGCGCAGCTAGAGCAACTGGTGACGAGTGTTTCACAGGAtggcgcggtggcgcaggctgATGCAAAGCGCCAGTACGACGCCGCGgatgccgcggcagcggagctCTATCGTCTCCAGCAGGCTGTGGCAtgtgtgctgctggagaatatacagctggagaaggacaTTTCCACCCTGACGGTCACGTCGCACGCATGCGTGGCGGGAGATGAAGATAGCGATGCGGACGAAGCCGGCTGGGACACAAATGCCCCTGCAGGAATGAGGGGGTGGCACCGCAGTGACAGGGTCGACTCGTACGGCGGCTGCCAGAGCGGCACTAACAAGAGCGGTGTCCGCACTAGGCCAGTGTCGTACTCCTCTACTTCGATCTTTTCCCCAGCCTCCACAGCCCACCCCTTTCCAGGGAAGCGTAAGCGGCAGCTCATtctgccacctccgccgaTGCCACTTCCACATTCCAAGACTGCACTCGTCCCTGTCTCGCTCCTTCTGGGCGCGACAGGGACAAAgaaggcagcgccgccgatttcagcagcagtggcacagCCACGGCCTTGGCGAGAGGAAAGCGCGCGTGCGGAAAGTACAAAGCTGAGCCCAAAGAGCTCCCGCCAGAACAAGCCACGCCCCGCTGCGCctgccatcgccgctgtggcagagGGGGTAACAGCGGCGGGCGGTGAGCAGGACCCACACACAATCCTGCAGGAGCTTCGCACTGCCATCGCGAGTCgtgaggcggagaaggcgcagaCGCTCGCTGAGATCGATGCCCTCTCCAGCCGCGTCACCCGCCACGACACGCTCTTGCACGCCGTGGCGGAGTACTGGCGACGCAACGCTGCCGTGATGAAGCGTCAGCACTTTGCTGTGCAGTCGCAGCCGAAACAGTCCACATCGTCGGAGAACATAACCCGGCTTGGCGATGGTGATGATAGGTGCAGCTCCGGGAACGCCGTTGATGCCACCACGCCATCGTACCTCTGCAGTGCCTCCAGTGGAACACACGACGCTGTCACTCAAACCAGCAGCAGGGCTCATTCCACCCCAGACCACAAACATAGCCACAGCATccccatcaccgccgccacgagcCCGTCCGGACAGATGGCGAACCTGGACGAAtcaccgtcgcagctgcagcgcgccctCGCGCAGATGGAGCCCATCTCGCCAACcccgctcagcagcagcccttcCTTCGACCTGCACACCACCTCGTCCGTAGCAGGCTCAcgctcgccaccgctgctgatggagaTGCTAGCCCAACGGCAGATCATTCCCCCGCGCCGACGAGTACAGGAAAGTGAGTCGGCGGTGAATAAATCAAGCGCCATGAGCGCCGCTCTCAGTGGTGCAactggcgctgcagtcgAGGCTGAGAACATGCCGGTACGAGTTGAGATGGGCGTTCACATAACTCCGGCGACGGAGGACGAGTGCGGTGGCAGGTCCCACCGCAAGGTGGTCGCGCCGCCTCGAGAGGATCCCGCggtcgctggtgctgcagccgccccATCTTCGATCCTCACGgacaccagcaccaccgccacgacgTTCCTCGAATCCCCAGACATCGCTTCTGACACGATGGGCTGGCCACTGAGTGgctctgccgccgtcgctgttggAACGCCACCAGCACTGAAGCAGAAGTGCTGCAAGACCGGATATGGGCATTCTGTATCGGCGGTGACAGTGAACCTGTTCAGCGGCAGCCCCCATGTCTCTCCAGGCAACCTACTTGCATCTTCACCGGCCttcacccacacgcacgacGGAGAGGCGGGAAAAGGCGACGACAGCTTCCCAACCACCCCTCTGCACCCCAgtcgcagcaccaccgcacacAACAGCCGCAACTACCCCATCAGTGGCACGCGGCGCGAGGACGAAGACGTTCTGGATCGCGGATCGTGGCGCATCATACCGGCCCTTCAGCTGGAGAACGTGGACGAAATTGCGGAGTTCATCTATAGCGTCTTCGAGCGACCGTAGGATGTCTCTTGCATCAATGCTGAAGACACAGAGAAAGGATATGCACTGCACACCGACCCatccgccctccctccctcccccccccccatgcagacacacacacacaaggctgGCGAAGCCCCATTTGTGTGGTGCTTCAATAATGTACGCATATTCATCGTTTTCCGCTGCCATATGGGAGGATGAGGGTTACTgtcggcacacacgcacgcagagatgGCCGTTGATGTTGCTGCCATGCCTTTCGGTTGTTCTTGTTCTCATGTACAGTTAGGTAGAGAAGTCAAATCTATCACCGACCGTGATCGTAGTAGGATAACGGCAACAACAATCCTGTCCACGTATCCCATACCCCCGTGACCAACTacgcatccacacacacacacacatacaatTGTTTGTCGAAGTGCTTTATTCTTATCTTGCGCTCTCTTGGTATGACGGTAAATGCACGCATCACCTACCGTggcccttcctctccccctccctcccacacgcGCGTAAGCAAGCGCACTCACGCTGGCTGCCTGTCGTTTGCTTTCGCGGAGCGTTTCTTTCATTGGGCCTTTCGCCTCTCCTTACTTGGCGGTGTCACTCTCGAGGTGGGCAGTGTTTTGTCAGCGCGcgcatcgtcgtcgttgtcgtctctctccctccccctctcatcGCAGAGGTGTTTTGCCCCTTTGTGGAGAATCTCGGCTGCTTCGTCCGGGCAGCCCGCGGCCCCTGCGTgcgggtatgtgtgtgggggcgTGGTagctctccttccttcacGCTGAGGAGGCCGCTAACTGGCTTTACTATCTTGTCTGTGAGCTCCAGCCAGCCCCCATCGTGGCAGCCACCGGGGAAACATCATGGGCAAGCGAAGGCCCAGGTCCTGCACTTTTGTGGAATGCAtcaagaggaaaaacagcagcgccgtaaGGGCGGAAGGGCGGAGtcagcctcccccccctcccctccctaccCGACGGCGTCCGACACGTTTGCGACGTCGCCCATAACAAGTCCGAAGACGGTCCCGGGACTCCTCTGTAgttgcctttcctctcctcttccccctccctccacccccacctcgctctcttcctcggaTTTCACACGCGCACGTATAGACCTACGGAAAAGAGAACGGGCGTCTGCGCCTTTCCTCAGCAAAGACGACGCGGCGTACAAACGCGCCCTTTTCGCTTCCAATGCGAGCCCAGTCCCTGggggcgcggcggcgaggccacACGCTGGGCCGCAGAGAGGAATCTCCACTTTGGCACAGCCTGCTGAAGCGGTGCCTACCCTGTCTTAACCTACGATGGACGCGCCCGCGCACAATGAGGCGCATCCTCATGGGCATTCTGATCTCTCTCATTGCCACCCTCATCTCCTTGATTGGTCTTCTGGCGTACCTCGTGTGGatgagcagcgacagcaacacCCCACTCGAACCTGCCCCGGCGAAGTCGACGCACGCGCCTGGGATGATGCCCGAGGTGGGTGTGCAGAGCCCCTTTACCGAAAACGCCGTCAACGACGCCGCTCTCCgggagcgggaggaggcgatggtgcggAAGTGGAGAGACAACGGCTTTCGCCCCACCTATTGGGAGGTCGAGCGCCGCACCCTGCCGCGGCTCACGAAGAAGGCTTTGGAGTCGTGGTTTGAGCACGGAAGCCGTACGCCAGTGGATGTCGCCGAGGATGTGCTGACGGCGCATGCCTGGGACGCTgtcgacagcgacgacgcagaCGCCGATTTCTTCGATAGCCTCGCCTTTCTCTACccaccagcgcagcagagacggTACTACCGCGCGGCGATGGACGCGATTCTGCGCTACGGCCCTCGCATCGGAGGCACGAAGCGCGACGCCCTTCTCCATCACCTCGTTGACGAAGGACTCGGACGTCGACGGTTcgacgcagcacagcacgcCTACcatccagcgccgccgcacctcAGTCCCCGTGGACAGGaactgctggagaaggcggccaCCTCGTGGCCAGGTGCACCGCacctcaccgccgcgccgcaggATGAGGCTGTGGGCCGTGAGCCTGGATGGCGGTGGTCGCTGAGCTGGGACAACTTCACGGCCGAAATTCCAATACGCATCGAAGGAAAGTCGCGCGTCGAGATGCAAAACCTCGTCTTTCAGTTCCCCGGCGGGTCTCAATTCCGACGCAAGCAGGCCGCAGCCGCAACTGGCTCGAAGGACCCAGTCGACGAGTTCGTCGGCGCCGTACCAAACCGCCGGCGCACCCGCGCTGACGATCGCAAAGACGTACTCGAAGCTGAATACCACCCAGCCGACATGACCGGAGAAACCGTGTACTCGCAGGAGAACTTCCTGCGGCAGGCACAAGACGGCATCCCGCTTTACCCCCGTCCTGCTTTGGAGCGCGGGGTGCCTGGCACACGGGTCGTTCTGTCCCCGGATGCGAAGGGAGAGCGGGTGCCGCTGAAGCCGAGTCTGTCCGCGCGGGCCGCCGAaccggcgacgcagcagcccaTGAAGCACGTTGTCCTTGCCGCGCACTGGGATTCAAAGTACTTCGCAGacttccccttcctcgctgcctgTGACTCTGCCATACCGGTGGTATTTCTCCTGCGGATCATCAAGAACATCGCTGTTTTGACCGATGCGGCGGAGGCACTGACGGAGTCATACAAGGCCCAGCGGACCAGTGCAGcgggcggcgacgcagcctCCGTGATTCCCGGGCTCACGAGCACTTTCCGCAACTCCACAACGGTGACTGAAGTGCGAGAGCGCCTGGTGTCGCTTCTCTCACCAGCCCATCATGCACTCTTGTACCAGTACTTCTTCGCGCGCCCCTACAGCGTCGGTGACGAGCAACAAAACTTTGCTTCTGAGCATATGCAAAACCATCCAACAAAGGCCCAAGTAGACGTACGCATGTGGCTGGACTgggtgcagcacctccccaTCATCTCCGTCATTCTCTtcgacggcgaggaggcgtaCAAACACTGGGCCAGGGACGACAACACGTATGGGTCGCGGCACCTAGcacggcagtggcgcagcacccccTCCGTGATGCGGACGCGTTACTCTGATGGCCCGCAGTCCCTCTACGACTCCGTCGACCTCTTTGCCCTCTACGATCTTATGGGGCCGGCAGGGACGACGTTTAAGAATACGTACCCGACGCAGAGCGGCATCTTCTAcgcggagctggcgcagcgcgagACGGAACTTCGCCGCCGAGCGATGAGGTACAGCTCGGCCATCTCCGCAGAACTCCTGTGGCGGTACCACGAGGCCAGCGCATTGCCGCAGGCCGAGGCGCGTGTGAAGGCCGACTcctttctccgcctccttggcCCCTCGCCACATGCGGCAGTCGCAGCCATCAACGCTGCCTACAGGCGACGGCTGCTGGCCAACAACGAATCGCGCCCGTCAGTGGTGTCGCTTCCGCGGTCGTGGCTAATGTACGGTGCGCCGCACGAGATGCTCACGCTGCACAGCGTCGCTCGCACCCTCCACGACGTCAGGTCCATAGAGCACTTTGAGGATCTGCGAGTATACAACAGGCTGAGTCGGGAGGTTGCCGCCGAGAGTGACTTCAATGCGGAAGAGTACTTGAACATCGTCAACCACAacgtcttcttctccccGTCTCACCAGGAAGACgtgcgccgcagccgcgaCACCTTCGTCGTTGAAGATGACCACAAGCACTGGCTGGACACGCAGCGTGTTCTGCATCTTATTCCCGTCCCATTCCCCAAGTCGTGGCACACGGAGAaggacgacggcagcgacgtaCACGATGGAACGACGACGGATTTGGCGGGGTTGTTGTGGTCTACGGTGCTGGAGCTCGGCGATTACTGGACGCGTAAAGAATGAATGAGGCGCCGGATGAAAGAGGCGGAAGCGGCGAGGAGTGGCGTGGGAAATTTTGGGGTGCACAAATGGGGAGGGAGCACGAGGAACCCCACTCCGGTGGCACTAGGAGATGGGGCTGTACGCCTCCGCTCATGCATGCCAATGCTACCTCACAGCGCCTGTgcgttcgtgtgtgcgtgtgcgtgtgcgagtcACCGCGCGCTCTTCTGGTGGCGGCTCGCATTTGGGGTTCgtcttgttttcttctccgtaCTAcgccctccccgcccccctcctcaatCCCCActtcacccccaccccgtaTCTACGTGTCTATGTGTATCAAGGAGGTGCAAACTTGACCTTGTCTTCTGTtgtccaccgcctccgcgtcgccacctccgtgcgtgtgggtgtgggtgcggaCTCTGCACGACGCTATCAcctttttcccttcgtcTCTTCTCTGCATCCCTAatggcggggagggggacacacCCTAGCGCGTGGTATCCAGAGCCCAGCACCCCACGCTGGGTAGGGGGGGCGAACCAAGTCGCACCCCTACTCCTGCCCACACCGAACCACTTCTAGTGGCGACAGGGCCAGGCACCTACAGCGTGGGGATGTCGGAGCGGCATGCGACAAGGGGCACACCTGTGCCATCTACATGGCGGGCAGAGTATCAGGATGGCTTCAACGCACCTCACCCGGCGCCCACCACTTACGGATGgggatgggcagagtgtgaGGGAGGGGTCGTGCTCAGGCGGCTGAGTTGGCGCCTTCGGGCAAAACGCGTCTTCCGCAACCCCGCAGCACACGATGAGGCCTGGGAGGGTCCAGGGTGGAGCGGGGAATGGATGCCTTGGAATGgagaaacaagagaagaacagTTCTGCACGTtggtacacacacacacacttccgTGTCACAGTCGTGCCatcgacccccccccctctccctccctcccgtgCGCCGCTGTTTGGTACCGGTGTGGGCAGGTATGggcgtgtgcctctgtgtgctcctcctccactccctccctccttccctctctccctcacatacgcgcgcacacacgtgctgtgcgtgtctgcgtgtgtgtgtgtcctgtACCACCAAACATACCTGCGGGATATCGTAAGTGACAGCTACTTTTTCATTCTTCGTACATCTCtcagcctcctcccccccccttctcttcgacCGACCCCCCTTCCATCATACTAACCCCTCAGGCAgctccctcctcgctcttACTGTGACTCAAGATGTCGCACAATGCGCTTTACGTCACCCCTCGTGCGGTGCCGTACTGCACGTTGGCCATCGCCAACGCCTTCAAGGACCTGACCCCAAAGCAGCGCCACTACGCCCATCACATGATGGTGGCGGGGTGGTGCGGCACCCCGGTGGTGGCCGAGCAGCTGAGTCCCGAGTCTCTGCCGCTTCTACGTCTCTTCTTCCAAGTGCTGAGTGCACAGCCGCTGGACACCTTCAAGTCGAACAGCACTAACGCCGGCGTCGACCCCAATGAGGTGAGTCAGTTCCTGGAGTACTTCGCGATGGTCTACTCGAACATGGGCAACTACACGTCCTTTGGCGACACCAAGTTCATTCCATCGATTGCGAAGGAAACCTTTGCGAAGATCGTGACCAGTGCGGAGGGCTCCCCAGCGGTGGAtacgcagctgctggacgcAATCTACGACCTGGAGGATGGCAAACTGACACTGGACTTCCCTCCCA encodes the following:
- a CDS encoding glutaminyl cyclase, putative (TriTrypDB/GeneDB-style sysID: LpmP.05.0930), which produces MRAQSLGARRRGHTLGRREESPLWHSLLKRCLPCLNLRWTRPRTMRRILMGILISLIATLISLIGLLAYLVWMSSDSNTPLEPAPAKSTHAPGMMPEVGVQSPFTENAVNDAALREREEAMVRKWRDNGFRPTYWEVERRTLPRLTKKALESWFEHGSRTPVDVAEDVLTAHAWDAVDSDDADADFFDSLAFLYPPAQQRRYYRAAMDAILRYGPRIGGTKRDALLHHLVDEGLGRRRFDAAQHAYHPAPPHLSPRGQELLEKAATSWPGAPHLTAAPQDEAVGREPGWRWSLSWDNFTAEIPIRIEGKSRVEMQNLVFQFPGGSQFRRKQAAAATGSKDPVDEFVGAVPNRRRTRADDRKDVLEAEYHPADMTGETVYSQENFLRQAQDGIPLYPRPALERGVPGTRVVLSPDAKGERVPLKPSLSARAAEPATQQPMKHVVLAAHWDSKYFADFPFLAACDSAIPVVFLLRIIKNIAVLTDAAEALTESYKAQRTSAAGGDAASVIPGLTSTFRNSTTVTEVRERLVSLLSPAHHALLYQYFFARPYSVGDEQQNFASEHMQNHPTKAQVDVRMWLDWVQHLPIISVILFDGEEAYKHWARDDNTYGSRHLARQWRSTPSVMRTRYSDGPQSLYDSVDLFALYDLMGPAGTTFKNTYPTQSGIFYAELAQRETELRRRAMRYSSAISAELLWRYHEASALPQAEARVKADSFLRLLGPSPHAAVAAINAAYRRRLLANNESRPSVVSLPRSWLMYGAPHEMLTLHSVARTLHDVRSIEHFEDLRVYNRLSREVAAESDFNAEEYLNIVNHNVFFSPSHQEDVRRSRDTFVVEDDHKHWLDTQRVLHLIPVPFPKSWHTEKDDGSDVHDGTTTDLAGLLWSTVLELGDYWTRKE